The following nucleotide sequence is from Pedobacter sp. PACM 27299.
GGATAGCTCATACAGAGTGCAAGGAGGCTTCTTCTTCAATGGTTTTACTGAGCCAGACTTTCTCCGTTTCCGGCGGTAAAATGACTGGCATAGATTTGCTGATGCCACTAATGAGCTCATTACCGGGAATGGTGATGATGCAAAAGGATTCATATCTTTCTTTTGTGATGGGGTCAATCCAGGCAGACCAGATTCCGGCCATCGAGAATACCTTCCTGTCTTTTAATGTGAAGCGAAAGGGATATTTTTCTGCTCCAAACCTTTTCCAGAGATAAAAGCCATCAGCCAGCAGCAGACAGCGTTTATGGGTTACCATAAGCTTTCTAAACAGTTGCTTAGAAAGAATTTGGGAATGCCCAACGGTACACCTGATCGATTTCCGCTCTTTAAAAAAAAGGGAACCATGAGTAGTACATTTTTTTCATTAAATGAGGTTCATCAGCCCTGATCACCATACCCGGCATGTAGATGCCGATGTTATAGGTAGGCGTATAGGCTGCTTCTAATTCATACGGATAGTATTGCTGTATCACTGGAAGCGCTTCTGTAAGAGAAAACGATAAACTCATAGTGTGGAAATTAGTTTTTTCCGTTAATGTAATATTACTTATGGATTTGGAGTTCGTGCTGTAATTCCTTAATCTCTTCCTGCATATCATGTAGGCGCTGCAGTAAATGCCTGATGGCATCGATCCCTTCTATATTGATTTGAAGGTCATAGTGCAAATGAACATATTTATCCAATTCTGCGAGCTGATCTGTATGGATACATTTTTCTTTTTCAACAACCGGGAAGCGGACAATTTCTGATTCTTCCAGTGAGACCATAAAAGAAGGGTCTATGTGATAATTGATACAATATTCAGTGATGGTGATGAATTCTGTTTCCATAGCTGTAGGGATTAACTCAGGTTTTGTAGTTCTCTAAACAGTTCTTGTTGTTTTTCAGTCAGGTTTTCAGGAAGTTTAACATTATAAGTAATAAAAAGGTTCCCAAATTCTCCATCTTTTTTGTAAAGCGGGAAGCCTTTATTTTTCAATCTGACTTTAGTGCCATTTTGTGTTCCTGCTGGGATTTTAAGTTTTACTTTTCCATCCAGGGTTTCCACCATAACTTCGCCACCCAAAACAGCCGTGTATAGATCAATATCCTGTGTCAGGTATAGGTCATTGTGCAGTCTTTTGAAGATGGGATCTTCTTCCACATTAATGGTCAGGTATAAATCACCTGCCGGGCCACCGTTTACTCCGGGAGCACCCATACCCTTTAATTTAATGACCTGATCGTCGGCAATACCTGCAGGAATGGTGATCCTGATTTTTTTATCATTGATGGTCAGTGTTTGTTTATGCGTGGTATAAGCATCTCTAAGAGAAATGCTAAAGCTTGCATTGTAATCCTGTCCTTTGAATTTGGCGCTGCTTCTTCCGGATGATCTTCCGCCGCCGCCAAACATAGATTCAAAAAAGTCTGAGAAATCGCCGCCGCCAAAATCGCTAGCACCTTGTCCGCCTCTACCACCACCAAAAGGATTTCCTCCACTATGCCTGGATTGTGATCGGGCCTGCTCAAACTGGTCTGAATTTTTCCAGTGTTCTCCGTACTCATCATATTTTTTTCGCTTTTCCGGATCACTCAGTGCCTCATTTGCTTCATTGATTTCCTGGAATCTCTTGTTCGCTTCTTTATCGTTGGGATTTAAATCCGGATGATATTTCCTCGCCAGTTTCCTGTATGCTTTTTTTATATCCTCCTGTGAAGCTTTTTTGTCAACGCCCAGAATCTTATAATAGTCGATAAATGCCATATCAATAATTGGTCTATCCTCAAATTTAAGCTATTATTTTTATCATTCCTTAATTTTTAGCCATTAGTATTAAGTAAGTGTTACAATTACACCGATTTTCTCAATAATAATAATAAATTTGAGAATCAATGGCTTGTGGCTGACCACCTAAGCTATAAACCAAATGTAAACTGTTCCAGTAGGAGTCCATCTTTCATCAAGATGAGTACCTCCATGTGTCGTTTCGGATCGGTTTATATGACGTTTGATTTTGCTCGAATACATTAATGCACAAACGAATATGAAACCAAATCAACCAAACTCAAGAAGAGATTTTATTAAAAAGACAGCGGTAGGTGTTGCTGCTTTCAGCATTGTCCCCAGGTATGTACTTGGCGGAACCGGATTTATTGCACCCAGTGATCGGCTAACTAAAGCTGTAATCGGAGTTGGCAGTATGGGAAGAGGTCATTTTGGATACGATGGAACACAGGTCGTAGCCATTTGTGATGTAGATACCAGACATTTGGATCTTGCAAAACCGATGCTCGATAAAGGTGTCAAAACATTTAGTGATTACCGGGAATTGATCAAATTACCGGAAGTAGATATTGTGCACATTGCCACACCGCCGCATTGGCATGGGATTATGGCAGTTGATGCCGCAAATGCAGGAAAAGACATTTGGTGTGAGAAGCCAATGACGCATACCATCGGAGAAGGTAAGCGTGTGATGGAAGCCGTTCAAAAACATGGCAGGATGTTCCGTTTAAATACCTGGTTCCGTTTCAAAGATAATTTCTATGGGATGGGTACTACAGTGAAACCAATCAAAAAACTAGTAGACAGCGGCTTATTAGGCTGGCCATTAAAGGTAACGGTGAGTAAACATACTGGTTTCGACTGGAAGTTTTACTGGGTAGGAAAAGATAATTTACCTGTTGAGCCTGTTCCGAAGGAACTGGACTATGATGCCTGGTTAGGTCCGGCACCATTTAAACCTTATAGCACGCATCGGGTTCACCAAACTTTCAGAGGATACTGGGATTATGATGGCGGGGGCTTAAGTGATATGGGGCAGCATTATCTGGATCCTATTCAATATTTCCTGGGGAAAGATGATACGAGTCCTGTTTCTGTAGAAGTTGATGCTCCACAGCAGCATACTGATGCAGTGGGCATCTGGCGTAGAATTACTTATACGTATGCGGATGGTTGCCAGATCATTCTGGATGGTGAGGGAAAAGATGAGAAAGCGGCTTATATTGAAGGCCCTAAAGGCAAGCTTTATGCCGGATTTAAATCTGATATTCCTGATTTGGAGCGTAAGCTAGCGGCATTCCCCGATCCGGCACCGCAAATGACGGATTTTATCACCTCTGTGAAAACCAGAAGTCAGTTTGCTTTAAATGAAGAAAATGGACATCGTTCCTGCAATATCATCAACATCGGATTGGCGGCATTACGTTTAGGACGTTCGCTGAAGTTTGATCCGGTAAAACAGGAGTTTATTGACGATGAAGGTGCAAACAGGCTGATTAACCCGGTAATGCGCGCTCCTTACACCATTTAAAATCAATTCATTCGAACCCATTCTCAAAATATTTATAATGATGAAAAAGATATTCTTTATCCTTTTGGCTACCCTTGCATTCCAGGGGCTGGCTATTGCACAGGATAAAAAAGACCAGCGCACGCAGACTACGCGTATTGCTGATTTGCTGGCGCAGATGCCGGCAAAAGATGCGGCCCAGGCGGCCATCAATGCAAATGATATTGCCGGACTTGGTGAAGCAGGTTACCTGGAACTCATCAGGATGCTTGCTCCAGTAGGAAAAGGCAATAATACTTTAATTGAGTATGCAATTGGTGGATTTACCGCAGCTTCCACAAAGACAGGAAAAGAAAACTGGAGAAAAATGTGTGTGGCAGCTTATAGCAAAGCCTTACAGAAACTAAGCGATCCACAAAATAAAGCCTTCATCATGAGTCAGCTGGATGGCGTAGCGCAGGACGATGCCATTCCCGCGCTCCTTCCTTTTTTGAAGGATGCGCAGCTTTCAGACCCTGCAGTAAGGGCATTGGTGAAAATCAATACTCCAGCATCGAAAGTAGCTTTGTTGAATGCTTTGGCCTCAACCGATGGAAAGAGCCGTCTATCTGTTATCGAAGGACTAGGTGATAGCCGCGTTAAAACAGCTGCAGGCCCAATTGCTGCATTTGCAAATGATACTGATCAGAATCTAACAAAAATGAGCCTATATGCTTTAGCAAAAATTGCTGATCCTTCTTCTGAGGAACTGATGGCTGCTTCGGCAGCAAAAAGTAATTTTAAATATGAAAATACAAATGCTGTAGCCGCTTATCTGGACTATGCAGCGCGCCTTTTAGCAGATGGTAATGCTGTTTTAGCACATAAAATTGCACTTCAGCTATTGGACAAAGCAGCTGCTCCGGATTTGGTATCCGTTCGTACCGGCGCTTTAAAAATCCTTTCTGATGAAACTAAAGGTCAGGATATCTCTGTGCTGTTAGCGGCAGTAAAAGATCCTGCTATTGCTTATAGAGCAGCAGCTTTGAAATTTGCTTTGCCTTATTTAAATCCAGCAACCACAGCTTTATGGATTAAGGAATTAAACAAAGTAAAGCCTGAGGTACAGGCTGAAATGGTCACTATGCTTGGCGATGGACAGGCGTCGACTGCGCTTCCGGCAGTATTGAAATTGATCAATCATAAAAATCAGGATTTGAAGTTTGCCGCAATTGAGGCAGCAGCAAAAATTGGCGGGATAGAGGCATTTCATGACTTGCTGAAAACCATGGACAAAGGTGATGACGCGACCGTGCAAAAGGTGGCAGATGTGATGTTGAGGATGAAAGGTCCTGGTTTGACAGAAAATATCGCAAAGACATTGCCTGTGATGAAACCGAATGTACAGGTGGCTTTAATTCAAGTGCTTGCAGCGCGTTCCGCTCATGAGCAGATCAATAGTGTATATGTTTTGCAGAAGAGTAAAAATCCAGCGGTAAGAAAAGCGGCATTTGCAGCTTTAGCAAATTTAGTGACTAAGGCCGATCTTCCAGAGCTATTTGCATTATTGAATCAAAAAGAGACAACTGAGGAGGAATCTTTGATGGTACAATCTGCACTGATATCGGCATTAAAAGTGGGAGCAACACCGAGCTATACTGAAATTGTTTTGCAGCAAATGGCTGATGCCCATCCTGATAAGAAAAAGTTCTTTTACAAGGTGCTGGCTAGTCTTGGCGATGATAAAGCCTTAACAGCAGTAAATAATGCCTTTAAAACCGGGGATGAGCAAACACAAAAACTAGCATTGGAAGCCCTTTCTTCCTGGGCAAATCCGAGTTCGATGGAGAGTTTACTGAACATAGCAAGGACGGCCAGTAATTCAACCTTCCAGGAGCAGGCATTGCAAGGATATTTGCGATTGGTTCGTTTATCGACAGCTCCCGCTCCACAAAAGTTACTGATGCTGCGTGAAGCAATGAATGTAGCTAAAACGACTGGGCAAAAGCAACAGATTTTAACAGACCTGGAGCAGGCTAAAACTTTTAATGCAGTGGTGTTTGCCGGGAAGTATATAGATGATCCTGCTTTGCAGCAAGCTGCAGCAAGAGCAGTGATGACCATTGTGCTTTCCGATAAATCTTATGAAGGTGCAGCGGTCAAAAGCCTGTTAAATAAAACCATTCAAGTGCTCAGCGGAGGTGATAGTGAATATGAGAAACAGGCCATTCGGAAATACCTGGCGGAAATGACCGGTGGTCCCGGCTTCATTCCAATGTTCAATGGCAAAGACCTGACAGGTTGGAAAGGCCTGGTTGCTGATCCGCTGAAAAGAGCGAAGATGGACGAGAAAACTTTAGCCGCTGCACAGGAAAAAGCAAATGCGGAAGCTTTAAAAAGCTGGGTAATAGAGAACGGTGATTTATTGTTTACCGGAAAAGGAGATAACCTGGCTTCTTTAAAAAAATACGGGGATTTTGAAATGCTGGTAGATTGGAAAATCTATGATGATGGCAATAAAAAAGGCGATGCAGGTATTTATTTACGTGGCAGTCCACAGGTGCAGATCTGGGATACTTCCAGAGTAGATGATGGTGCTCAGGTGGGTTCTGGTGGTTTGTATAACAATCAGGTAAATGAAAACAAGCCTTTAAAAGTGGCGGATAATAAATTGGGAGAATGGAATAATTTCCACATCATCATGAAGGGGGATCGCGTCACCGTGTACCTGAATGGTGTGTTGGTTACTGAAGATGTGATCCTTGAAAATTATTGGGACCGTAAGCTTCCGATTTTTGCAGAAGAGCAGATTGAACTACAAGCGCATGGATCCAGAGTTGCTTATCGGGATATTTATGTGAAAGAACTGGAGCGTCCGGTTCCTTTTGAGCTGAGTGCTGCAGAGAAAAAAGAAGGCTATAAAGTACTGTTTGATGGTACAAATATGCACGAGTGGACAGGAAATACCAGCGCGTATACTATTGCAAATGGAAATATGGAAATCAATCCAAAACCAGGAAAAGGTTCCGGTGGAAATTTGTTCAGTAAAGATGATTACAGTGATTTTGTGTTTCGTTTTGAATTTCAGCTGACTCCAGGCGCAAATAATGGCTTGGGAATTCGTGCTCCTTTAACTGGTGATGCCGCTTATGAAGGAATGGAATTGCAAATCCTGGACAATGATGCCGACATTTATAAAGACCTGCATGTGTATCAATACCATGGTTCTATTTATGGTGTTCAGGCAGCGAAAAGAGGTTTTTTAAAGCCACTCGGAGAATGGAATTACCAGGAAGTTACGGTAAAAGGTCCTAAGATTAAAGTGGTGTTAAATGGAAATGTGATTCTGGATGGTGATATCACAGAAGCCCGTAAGAAGGGAACAGTTGATGGTCAAAGCCATCCAGGTTTACAGCGCGATAAAGGTCGTGTTGGTTTCCTTGGTCACGGATCGGTAGTTCGTTTTAAAAATATCAGAATTAAAGACCTAAGCGTCTCAAAATAGAATGGGTTAGGTAGTATTGAATTAAATAGAATAAAATATGACTGAAGATAATAAGCATTCAGCAGGAGATAGTTCAAGAAGAAGTTTTCTGAAGACGACAGCGCTTGCTGCTGCAGGATTTATGATTGTGCCCAGACATGTATTGGGTGGTAAAGGATTTTTAGCACCCAGCGACCGTTTGATCGTTGCCGGTGTGGGGGTAGGCGGAAAAGGCCAGAGTAATTTAAGTAACATCTATAAAGGAGGAAAAGCAGATATTGCTTTCCTATGTGACGTGGACGACCGTAGGGCCGCCAATTCTGTAAAAAACTTCCCATCTGCCAAATACTATAAGGACTACAGGGAGATGCTGGATAAAGAAGGGAAGCATATCGATGGTGTGGTCGTTTCTACACCAGATCATAACCATGCCATGATCGCCATGGCTGCGATGCAGCTCGGCAAACATGTTTACGTGGAGAAACCCCTTTCCCATGATATTTTTGAAGCCAGAAAATTGACTGAAGCTGCCAACAAATATCAGGTAGTTACCCAAATGGGGAACCAGGGGTCATCAGGAGATGGTGTAAGGCAGCTGCAGGATTGGGTAGATGCCGGTGTGATTGGAAAAGTAGAACGGGTATATTGCTGGACAGACAGGCCTTCCTGGCCACAGGGGATTACCTGGCCAGCTGTAAACGGCTCAATTCCTAAAGAGCTCGATTGGGATCTTTGGTTAGGTAGCGCGCCTTATAAACCTTTTGTCGATAAATT
It contains:
- a CDS encoding DnaJ C-terminal domain-containing protein, with amino-acid sequence MAFIDYYKILGVDKKASQEDIKKAYRKLARKYHPDLNPNDKEANKRFQEINEANEALSDPEKRKKYDEYGEHWKNSDQFEQARSQSRHSGGNPFGGGRGGQGASDFGGGDFSDFFESMFGGGGRSSGRSSAKFKGQDYNASFSISLRDAYTTHKQTLTINDKKIRITIPAGIADDQVIKLKGMGAPGVNGGPAGDLYLTINVEEDPIFKRLHNDLYLTQDIDLYTAVLGGEVMVETLDGKVKLKIPAGTQNGTKVRLKNKGFPLYKKDGEFGNLFITYNVKLPENLTEKQQELFRELQNLS
- a CDS encoding Gfo/Idh/MocA family oxidoreductase, whose amino-acid sequence is MKPNQPNSRRDFIKKTAVGVAAFSIVPRYVLGGTGFIAPSDRLTKAVIGVGSMGRGHFGYDGTQVVAICDVDTRHLDLAKPMLDKGVKTFSDYRELIKLPEVDIVHIATPPHWHGIMAVDAANAGKDIWCEKPMTHTIGEGKRVMEAVQKHGRMFRLNTWFRFKDNFYGMGTTVKPIKKLVDSGLLGWPLKVTVSKHTGFDWKFYWVGKDNLPVEPVPKELDYDAWLGPAPFKPYSTHRVHQTFRGYWDYDGGGLSDMGQHYLDPIQYFLGKDDTSPVSVEVDAPQQHTDAVGIWRRITYTYADGCQIILDGEGKDEKAAYIEGPKGKLYAGFKSDIPDLERKLAAFPDPAPQMTDFITSVKTRSQFALNEENGHRSCNIINIGLAALRLGRSLKFDPVKQEFIDDEGANRLINPVMRAPYTI
- a CDS encoding SOS response-associated peptidase, with the translated sequence MVTHKRCLLLADGFYLWKRFGAEKYPFRFTLKDRKVFSMAGIWSAWIDPITKERYESFCIITIPGNELISGISKSMPVILPPETEKVWLSKTIEEEASLHSV
- a CDS encoding DUF1080 domain-containing protein; translated protein: MMKKIFFILLATLAFQGLAIAQDKKDQRTQTTRIADLLAQMPAKDAAQAAINANDIAGLGEAGYLELIRMLAPVGKGNNTLIEYAIGGFTAASTKTGKENWRKMCVAAYSKALQKLSDPQNKAFIMSQLDGVAQDDAIPALLPFLKDAQLSDPAVRALVKINTPASKVALLNALASTDGKSRLSVIEGLGDSRVKTAAGPIAAFANDTDQNLTKMSLYALAKIADPSSEELMAASAAKSNFKYENTNAVAAYLDYAARLLADGNAVLAHKIALQLLDKAAAPDLVSVRTGALKILSDETKGQDISVLLAAVKDPAIAYRAAALKFALPYLNPATTALWIKELNKVKPEVQAEMVTMLGDGQASTALPAVLKLINHKNQDLKFAAIEAAAKIGGIEAFHDLLKTMDKGDDATVQKVADVMLRMKGPGLTENIAKTLPVMKPNVQVALIQVLAARSAHEQINSVYVLQKSKNPAVRKAAFAALANLVTKADLPELFALLNQKETTEEESLMVQSALISALKVGATPSYTEIVLQQMADAHPDKKKFFYKVLASLGDDKALTAVNNAFKTGDEQTQKLALEALSSWANPSSMESLLNIARTASNSTFQEQALQGYLRLVRLSTAPAPQKLLMLREAMNVAKTTGQKQQILTDLEQAKTFNAVVFAGKYIDDPALQQAAARAVMTIVLSDKSYEGAAVKSLLNKTIQVLSGGDSEYEKQAIRKYLAEMTGGPGFIPMFNGKDLTGWKGLVADPLKRAKMDEKTLAAAQEKANAEALKSWVIENGDLLFTGKGDNLASLKKYGDFEMLVDWKIYDDGNKKGDAGIYLRGSPQVQIWDTSRVDDGAQVGSGGLYNNQVNENKPLKVADNKLGEWNNFHIIMKGDRVTVYLNGVLVTEDVILENYWDRKLPIFAEEQIELQAHGSRVAYRDIYVKELERPVPFELSAAEKKEGYKVLFDGTNMHEWTGNTSAYTIANGNMEINPKPGKGSGGNLFSKDDYSDFVFRFEFQLTPGANNGLGIRAPLTGDAAYEGMELQILDNDADIYKDLHVYQYHGSIYGVQAAKRGFLKPLGEWNYQEVTVKGPKIKVVLNGNVILDGDITEARKKGTVDGQSHPGLQRDKGRVGFLGHGSVVRFKNIRIKDLSVSK
- a CDS encoding chaperone modulator CbpM; the protein is METEFITITEYCINYHIDPSFMVSLEESEIVRFPVVEKEKCIHTDQLAELDKYVHLHYDLQINIEGIDAIRHLLQRLHDMQEEIKELQHELQIHK